The following proteins are encoded in a genomic region of Vibrio sinaloensis:
- a CDS encoding methyl-accepting chemotaxis protein codes for MSLSIRSRLYILALVPLLVITLGMLGVTYIKTSDLNQQQIEVTRSNMMNMKKEELKNYIQMAKSAITPFLQRGASLEEALPTLKTLEYGESGYVFAYDSKGVRVAVGKSDKGIGENFWSLQDKQGNYLIQDLLRNAKTGDFTTYYFPKPGQTEALPKLSYSIFIPEWDVMLGTGFYTDDIDAIVAEMEQATTSALQTTLSAIVVFCIIIAAIVGVFAVAVNRTIMKPLEMFDASISSFASGDADLTARMEDFKAPEFAKLSRNFNAFVASLQTIIRSVSDVGHQVVAETNDMSQRAAKVDELASGQREETEQVATAMTEMTTTASEISNNANQAADSAKQADDNAKEAQHIVNSAADSVEALAQEVSQANGVISRLEGDVQNISSSLAVIQDIAEQTNLLALNAAIEAARAGEQGRGFAVVADEVRKLASRTQDSTGEIHQMIEQLKAASDDAVKAMESSQKRGESTVEEANAAAQALIKIQESIGTIMDMNSLIATATEEQSLVGQEISQRVVVISDQSSQSAALANENRAGSQELNQRANELYELVGRFKV; via the coding sequence ATGAGTCTTTCAATTCGTAGCCGCCTCTATATTTTGGCTCTTGTGCCACTGCTTGTGATCACCCTAGGTATGCTTGGGGTGACCTACATAAAAACTTCAGATCTTAACCAACAACAGATCGAAGTCACACGCTCCAACATGATGAACATGAAGAAGGAGGAGCTGAAAAACTACATTCAGATGGCAAAATCTGCCATTACTCCCTTTCTTCAGCGCGGCGCCTCGTTAGAAGAAGCGCTGCCAACCCTCAAGACGTTGGAGTACGGTGAGTCAGGGTACGTGTTTGCCTATGACTCCAAAGGGGTGCGTGTCGCGGTAGGTAAAAGCGACAAAGGCATTGGCGAGAACTTTTGGAGCCTGCAAGACAAGCAAGGCAACTACCTGATTCAAGACTTACTGCGCAACGCTAAGACTGGTGATTTCACCACCTACTACTTCCCTAAACCTGGACAAACCGAAGCCTTACCTAAGCTCAGTTACTCCATCTTTATCCCAGAGTGGGATGTGATGCTCGGGACGGGTTTTTATACCGATGACATCGACGCCATCGTGGCAGAGATGGAACAAGCGACGACAAGTGCATTGCAAACCACACTGTCGGCGATTGTGGTGTTCTGTATCATCATTGCGGCCATCGTTGGCGTGTTTGCAGTGGCGGTGAATCGCACCATCATGAAACCGCTTGAAATGTTTGATGCTTCGATTAGCTCTTTTGCTAGTGGTGATGCGGACTTAACGGCCCGTATGGAAGATTTCAAGGCACCAGAATTTGCTAAACTAAGCCGCAACTTCAATGCCTTCGTCGCCAGCCTACAAACCATTATTCGCAGTGTCAGCGACGTTGGTCATCAGGTAGTGGCTGAGACCAATGATATGTCGCAGCGCGCAGCCAAAGTGGACGAACTGGCCTCAGGTCAGCGTGAAGAAACCGAACAAGTGGCCACCGCCATGACTGAGATGACTACCACCGCGAGTGAAATCTCAAACAACGCTAATCAAGCCGCAGATTCTGCCAAACAAGCGGATGATAACGCCAAAGAGGCGCAACACATCGTTAACTCAGCCGCAGACTCAGTTGAGGCACTGGCGCAAGAAGTGTCACAAGCGAATGGTGTGATTTCACGTCTAGAAGGCGATGTACAAAACATTTCCTCTTCTCTCGCCGTAATTCAAGACATCGCCGAACAAACCAATCTACTGGCTCTTAACGCTGCGATCGAAGCCGCGCGTGCTGGTGAGCAAGGCCGAGGCTTTGCCGTGGTGGCCGATGAAGTGCGTAAGCTTGCGAGTCGAACTCAAGACAGTACCGGCGAAATCCATCAGATGATCGAACAGCTTAAAGCCGCCTCCGATGATGCCGTTAAAGCGATGGAATCAAGTCAGAAGCGCGGTGAATCGACCGTAGAAGAAGCCAACGCTGCCGCCCAAGCCTTAATTAAGATTCAAGAGTCGATTGGAACCATCATGGACATGAACTCGCTGATTGCGACCGCGACTGAGGAGCAGAGCTTGGTCGGTCAAGAAATATCACAGCGTGTGGTGGTCATTTCCGATCAAAGTTCACAATCGGCAGCGCTCGCTAATGAAAACCGCGCCGGTAGTCAGGAGCTGAACCAAAGAGCCAATGAACTGTATGAACTGGTTGGCCGCTTTAAGGTATAG
- a CDS encoding thiol-disulfide oxidoreductase DCC family protein, whose translation MYQLIIFYDGFCPLCVKEMDALQRHDARQQIKLVDIQSEQMRHYPNIDKTKAGQILHALTPDGALLLGLDVTYQAWKLVGKGWIYAPLRWSVVKPLADWAYLGFARNRYRWSKLLTGKSKCEDGQCSR comes from the coding sequence ATGTACCAACTGATCATTTTTTATGACGGCTTCTGCCCACTGTGCGTAAAAGAGATGGATGCACTGCAACGTCACGACGCGCGCCAACAGATAAAATTGGTCGATATTCAGAGCGAACAGATGCGCCACTATCCCAATATCGACAAAACCAAAGCAGGCCAGATCCTACACGCGCTCACCCCTGATGGCGCGCTGTTACTCGGCCTTGACGTTACCTACCAAGCGTGGAAATTGGTCGGCAAAGGGTGGATCTACGCCCCCTTGCGCTGGTCGGTGGTCAAGCCTCTCGCAGATTGGGCTTACCTAGGGTTTGCGCGCAATCGATACCGTTGGTCTAAGTTACTGACAGGTAAAAGTAAATGTGAGGACGGTCAATGTTCTCGTTAG